The Chaetodon auriga isolate fChaAug3 chromosome 3, fChaAug3.hap1, whole genome shotgun sequence genome has a window encoding:
- the LOC143318435 gene encoding regulator of G-protein signaling 21-like, whose amino-acid sequence MAPVNDVVAWGESLDRLLECKAGRLVFEDFLRTEYSEENLLFWLACEDYKKITIETEMTVEAQRIYAEFVKVDAPRQINIDSVTREEISESVSQPGPNCFDRAQRLIYGLMENDCYPRFLKSEIYQALLEQQ is encoded by the exons AT GGCTCCTGTTAATGATGTTGTGGCATGGGGAGAGTCACTCGACCGTCTTCTGGAGTGTAAAG CAGGCCGGCTGGTGTTTGAGGACTTCTTGAGGACAGAATACAGTGAGGAGAACCTTCTATTTTGGCTGGCCTGTGAGGACTACAAGAAAATTACCATTGAGACAGAAATGACGGTTGAAGCCCAAAGGATCTACGCAGAGTTTGTCAAAGTTGATGCGCCCAGACAG ATAAACATTGACAGTGTGACGAGAGAAGAAATCAGTGAAAGTGTCTCTCAGCCGGGGCCAAATTGCTTCGACAGGGCGCAGAGACTGATATATGGTCTGATGGAAAACGACTGTTATCCACGATTTCTGAAATCAGAAATCTACCAAGCTCTTCTGGAACAGCAATGA